Proteins from a genomic interval of Beijerinckia indica subsp. indica ATCC 9039:
- a CDS encoding ShlB/FhaC/HecB family hemolysin secretion/activation protein translates to MRLSLGRFHGQSAFAASLLNCAAVLPAFSPALAQTAGQPSPARVLVELPYNIGDAVRQANAAYQPPLAQLPAVPVLPQLVEPQLTLPSNEKLMIRHIEVDGADAASQEEVRALLAPYEGRWLTLSEIYEAADKITTLYRERGFLVAKAYVPAQDARKGTLRIKLVAGRFGQVSVKDESLVREDFLKDVIDTALADDPQIHKAALERAMLLVSDLPGAGMPRVAIAPGQQPETSDFVFSVPQGKSVDGYLLGDNGGSRYTGRDRLSGGLNINSPLGFGDRLSLFGVISQTKGLLNGRAAYSFPIGYDGLRGEIGAYKTTYVLGGIYSGLDATGDASAIYATLNYAILRSREESLYVSGIFTHKSLDDRVFGISTASREINLGTINLTNDTFGVINGMPLSTSVSLSYTAGYVNFADPEQLLANEQTIRTAGHYDRLNLYANANLGLSENLSFLMLLRGQKALSGSLDTSEQMTLSGFWGVRSYDEGLSADSGYLVMPEFRLALPALPQYQHSLGFFTDVAGGWLENATYSTVQRRFTQINDIGLGYYMTYEYMPGRFLTGKGLLAHTYGSNGGLTSYDRETKGLVQIGITF, encoded by the coding sequence ATGCGTCTTTCTCTCGGCCGTTTCCATGGCCAGTCCGCTTTTGCCGCATCGCTGCTGAACTGCGCCGCTGTTCTTCCCGCTTTCTCTCCGGCTCTGGCGCAGACGGCAGGGCAGCCAAGCCCAGCGCGGGTGCTGGTGGAATTGCCTTACAATATCGGTGATGCGGTGCGGCAGGCCAATGCGGCGTACCAGCCACCGCTCGCCCAACTCCCCGCGGTGCCAGTGCTGCCGCAGCTCGTCGAGCCACAACTCACGCTGCCCAGCAACGAGAAGCTGATGATCCGGCACATCGAGGTCGACGGGGCGGACGCGGCGAGCCAGGAGGAAGTCCGAGCGCTGCTGGCCCCCTACGAGGGGCGGTGGCTGACCTTGAGTGAGATCTATGAGGCAGCCGACAAGATCACCACGCTCTACCGCGAGCGCGGCTTCCTCGTCGCCAAAGCCTATGTGCCGGCCCAGGACGCCCGCAAAGGCACCTTGCGCATCAAGCTGGTGGCCGGCCGTTTCGGCCAGGTGAGCGTGAAGGATGAGTCGCTGGTGCGCGAGGATTTCCTGAAGGATGTCATCGACACGGCTCTTGCGGATGATCCGCAGATCCATAAGGCCGCGCTGGAACGGGCCATGCTGCTCGTCTCCGATCTTCCGGGCGCCGGCATGCCGCGCGTCGCCATCGCACCGGGCCAGCAGCCGGAGACGTCCGACTTCGTATTTTCGGTGCCGCAGGGCAAGAGTGTCGACGGTTACCTTCTCGGCGACAATGGCGGCTCGCGCTATACCGGCCGCGACCGGCTGAGCGGCGGACTCAACATCAATTCGCCGCTCGGCTTCGGCGATCGCCTGTCGCTCTTCGGTGTCATCTCGCAAACGAAGGGCCTGCTCAACGGGCGCGCGGCCTATTCCTTTCCCATCGGTTATGACGGGCTGCGCGGCGAGATCGGCGCCTACAAGACCACCTATGTGCTGGGTGGTATCTATAGCGGGCTCGATGCGACGGGCGACGCCAGCGCCATTTATGCCACGCTCAATTATGCGATCCTGCGCTCGCGCGAGGAGAGCCTCTATGTGTCGGGCATCTTCACCCACAAGAGCCTCGACGACAGAGTGTTCGGCATCTCGACGGCGAGCCGGGAGATCAATCTCGGCACTATCAATCTCACCAACGATACATTTGGTGTGATCAACGGCATGCCTTTGTCGACCAGCGTATCGCTGTCCTATACGGCGGGCTATGTCAATTTCGCCGATCCGGAGCAGCTGCTTGCCAACGAGCAGACGATCCGCACGGCCGGTCATTACGACCGTCTGAACCTTTATGCGAACGCCAATCTCGGGCTTTCGGAGAATTTATCGTTCCTCATGCTGCTCCGCGGCCAGAAGGCCCTGAGCGGTAGCCTCGACACCAGCGAACAGATGACGCTCTCAGGCTTTTGGGGTGTGCGCTCCTACGATGAAGGCCTTTCCGCCGATAGCGGCTATCTGGTGATGCCGGAATTCCGTCTCGCTCTGCCGGCGCTGCCGCAATATCAGCATTCTCTTGGCTTTTTCACCGATGTGGCGGGCGGCTGGCTGGAGAATGCCACCTATTCGACGGTGCAGCGGCGTTTCACCCAGATCAATGACATTGGGCTTGGCTATTACATGACCTATGAATATATGCCGGGCCGGTTTCTGACTGGCAAGGGTCTGCTGGCGCATACCTATGGTTCGAACGGCGGCCTCACCAGCTACGACCGCGAGACCAAGGGGCTCGTCCAGATCGGCATTACTTTCTAA
- the exbB gene encoding TonB-system energizer ExbB: MQMDWLSSAIDYGILGLLGCMSVVVVAIALERIFFFRSIELAGFKNIKALELALTKRLIVVASVASNAPYIGLLGTVLGIMLTFYNMNLEANADAGKIMVGLALALKATAVGLIVALVSVVAYNGLVRKAKVLMLQWEIANG, from the coding sequence ATGCAAATGGATTGGCTCTCATCGGCGATCGACTACGGTATTCTGGGGCTGCTTGGCTGCATGAGCGTGGTCGTGGTCGCCATCGCTTTGGAGCGCATATTCTTCTTCCGCTCGATCGAACTGGCCGGTTTCAAGAATATCAAGGCGCTTGAACTGGCGTTGACGAAAAGACTTATTGTCGTCGCCTCTGTGGCCAGCAATGCCCCCTATATCGGCCTGCTTGGCACCGTGCTCGGCATCATGTTGACATTCTATAATATGAACCTCGAAGCGAATGCGGATGCGGGCAAGATCATGGTCGGCCTGGCGCTCGCTCTGAAGGCAACAGCCGTGGGCCTGATCGTCGCTCTTGTATCCGTGGTTGCTTATAACGGTCTCGTGCGCAAGGCGAAGGTCTTGATGCTCCAATGGGAGATCGCCAATGGATGA